Genomic DNA from Xiphophorus couchianus chromosome 12, X_couchianus-1.0, whole genome shotgun sequence:
cttttcatgAGGTCACTCTCCAGATGTTTGTATGCATATAGTTTTCATGCAAATGCTCAATAATCCTAAATGgaagttacttttattttatggaagAGCCTGACACTTGAACAAATCCCACACAACAAATAGAAAGAAATGTACTTGCCTCAGCTGTCTCACTACCCATATACAACTATTACTAATTATCTGTTGCTGTTGACCCATCTATAGGCACAAACTTGttgcaaattgtgtttttgttctctgaTTGTTTTGTGCAGGTGTGACAGCAATTCCTGCACAGATTATCCTCAGATACTGTTGCCTGAGAATTCGCCATCGCAGAGCAACCTCGCCTTAACCCCAGAGCCTGCTGGGTAAGCTCTGGACCAAACCAGATGGATTGAAATCAAAAGCTTCTGATGTGTTAAACTGACTTTAACAcaaaaactgtttgtgttttccggAATGGTTCCAGATCAGGTCTCCTGTCCCCGACCTTTAACTTTCCAACAACAGGTGGAGACGGCCAGTCTCTACAGAGACATCGCTCCACCTCCACCCCCAACGTCCACATGGTCAGCACAGTGGACATTACTAATGTCGTCATCATTGAGGTCAGCTTTGTTTGGACGGTCCTGCTGTACATTAAAGCAATGTGTATCTTGAACTGACCAACATTTAATGTTCTTTTATCCAATGTTTTTaggaaacacagaaatacaacaCGATAGGTAAGCCTCCTCAAAACATCTGCTCTCTGGTTTCATTTCCAATCCGTGCTCGTCTCATCCTTTTCGGTGTTATGTGTCCCCGCAGGCCCAGAGCCCTCGCCCAAACCCCCCACCAGCCCACCCTCCTCTCTGGGCTCCCCCGGACGGAGGCTGCAGAAGTCCCCCTTAGAGCACAAGGAACGCAAATCCTCCTCATCCGACGACAAGAAGAAAGTGGTATGTTGTCTCCAGCCTGGTCCATGGTTGTCCTCTGATGGGGGCAGGGGAGTAGAGAGTAAAGGGCCGCTTTGTGTTGCTTCAGCACCGCGGAGGCTACAGAGACTCTAGTTACTACTGGGAGGTCCCCTATCGAGAAGTCACCCTGCAGAAGAGAATAGGCACGGGTTCCTTCGGGACGGTCTTCAAGGGCAAGTGGCACGGAGACGTGGCCATCAAGATCCTGAAGGTTAAAGAGCCAACGCCTGAGCAGCTGCAGGCGTTCAAGAATGAAATGCAGGTCTTACGGTGAGCAGCCATGTGGTTCATATTCAACATTCAGTACTACTAATGCATCCTGTTGATTTCTGCTCTTTGGGGGTAGGCGAAAAATTCCTTTTATTGATGAATcatgtttttgaagatttcatttttgaaaatctggatttgtttttttttttggtaagactttatttgaagggatgTGCATAAAACTGCCATGACACTattataaatatgacatgaaacCTGTCACGAACATGAAGGAcgcttcatgaatgtttattactgttgtcatgaagtgttatttggtaaatattgacacttttaatggactttagATGCAAATTTTAATggaattttgcatttaaagtgtcattatttacagaataatgcaaagttgacacttttgtcataatgaaaaaaatattttcatatggCCCTAATATTCCAACTCACACAAGGGACATTTGAAATAGAAgtcatttttggaaatatttttgtcatttgtaagaAGATTTTATgcaaagaaagtgagaaaaaaaattattaaaataaaatcggGTATAAGAGAAATTAAAGCTATATCGCCCAGCCCTGCTACTATTAGAATGGTCTTTGGTTGATCATAGACAGTGACGCGGTAAATCTGACTCTGATGTCCTCAGTATGAACTAACTTTTAGGGAATCACTGACATCCAGTGGATGAGATGAAGGAGTTTCTAACATGGTTACTATTTGTGCTTTGCAGGAAAACCCGCCATGTCAACATCCTGCTCTTCATGGGCTTCATGACTAAGCCCAACTTTGCCATCATCACCCAGTGGTGTGAGGGCAGCAGTCTTTACCGCCATCTGCACGTCACAGAAACCAAGTTTGACACGATGCGTCGCATTGATGTGGCCAGACAGACGGCGCAGGGCATGGAGTAAGACATTCAGATGACTTTCCACTAACGCGTTTTAACTGAGGGAAGTCTGACTATGAGAGGCACCCAGTGTGTCTTTCTCAACAGATGATCAGCTTTATGTGGACATCAAATTATTAAGTTTAATAAAGTAATTGAACTTATCATACAgctttttgaacaaataaagagCAACTAGGAAACAGAAAGTTGAATTTCCATGAAGGGATGTTTGACTCCGGTCAGTGGAGTGGATCCTTGTGAagatttgtggattttatttcattctgctCTTCGTCTCTTCCATAGTTACCTTCATGCAAAGAACATCATTCATCGAGACCTGAAATCAAACAGTATCCTTGCTTTGTCAGTGTTGCCCtttaataaatgcatgtttgtgtttctcagtTTAGCTCAGAGTTCAGCAACTTCTAAAGGTTCAAACAGGATTAAAATCATTTGTTTGTAAGTGATACAAAAAGAAGAATAGTCATTGTTCAACCATACTTTGTTCATTTGACCTCCACATATTTCATTTGACATTAAACTAATATGTGGAACTGAAGGTAAAATGTTCTTCATTCTTGTTAGGTGCTGACTAATTTGACATTTGAAGTTTTGAGCTTCAACAAACTTTCCCTTGGTGGTTAGTTTCCCCTGTGACCCTCCCCCCACCCTCTTACTGCTTTAAATATCTGCCTGGCTTTTGTGGTATGTGATACAAAGATCCTCTGCACCACGTGTCTGCTGGACCGTTTCTCAGCTCTGCTGCCAGATATTTTCCTCCACGAGGGCTGGACCGTAAAGATCGGTGACTTTGGCTTGGCCACGGTGAAGTATCGATGGAGTGGCTCCCAGCAAGTAGAGCAGCCCAGCGGCTCCATTCTCTGGATGGTAAGCTCATCATAAGCATGATCCTGTTAGTCATCTCACCGTAACTAATGCTAATGCGTCAGCTTCACACTGGCTCCCCTTCGGCCAGTTTTCTggataaattaaaagttttattatgttcacttttttattattttaaaataaagcaataattttCAGCACTGCCTCTTTGTTCATCAGAGAAAATTTCCTAAAGCAGTAAAATCCTCCTGGTTGTTATCAGACACCATGGTAACAAACTGCGACCTGTGGGAGTTGCATCACACTTCCTTTAGTAGAGTTCAAAGGTCAGAAGGGTCAGGGCTTTAAATGGCTGCTGTTTCCATCTCAAAAGTTCATATTCAACTTCCAGAAGTGTTAAACTGTGAATTAATCTTGTAACTACCCAGGAGCCTTAAGACGCCTTTATGTGATTCATTCATTATTACTGTTTGGACCAGAGgtgacgtcacactgtgtgtggaGGTGATGAGTGTGTTAACCAGGATTtcactgttttaaaacaaaagaaaacataattgacattttaaactgttaacTGTGGGTAGCATCACTAATTAGAAAAACATTGGTTTCACTTCAAAGTACTGGTGCTTCACCATGACAACCAGTTATTAACAGAATATAAAGCAGCTTAAATGGCACCGTAGATTTACGTCCACATCTACTCTGATGTTACTGTCAGTGCAGGCAGAACAACAAAGCCTGCACTGATCCTCTGCTGGATCCTCAAGATGGCCGCAGCATTACAAACAAAGGGATTCTGCTCTCTTTAGATGGCAGCTGCTACGTCTGCTAACGTGTTGCTGCTACgttttctcctgctgctctccAGGCTCCTGAGGTGATCCGGATGCAGGACAGCAACCCGTACACCTTCCAGTCTGACGTTTATGGTTATGGGGTGGTTCTGTTTGAGCTGATGTCAGGAACTCTTCCTTACTCCAATATCAACAACAGAGACCAGGTTTGGTGCCGACACGTCACTAACCCAGAGTTCTCCCGCTGCCGGTGTCCTGCATGTTCTAGCTGTCCCTGGTTCTGTCCACAAGTCGTGATTTGACTTGGGTGTTCTGAACCAGGAAGTATCTAAAACATGGAGGTTTGTGGACAGTGTGCCTAACTCAACACCTCACAGATCAGGTCAGCCTAATGTTCTGATTAGAACCATCAGTGGTTTTCTGCTCCTTTGCTTGATGAGAGCAATGCTAAACAACACAGCAGAGGTCAGATGAAGGAGCTTTTTGCCCCTCAATGCCACATCAGAGTAGTCAACTgctaaaaacacttttaaagctTAATTCTAATATTTGGAATATATTGGATAATATAATCTTAAAGTAACAAATTGTATTAATTTGCTTTATCATTTCAAAGCAAAGTGGTGCTCAGAATTATTGTCTGAGTGTCAAGTTCTTgtgaaagacatttttcctttcacaaGAGGAGCATTACATCATTCGCTATTATGCTCTACTTTATAttcataaacttttttttataaactgctGTGGGTTTTACTCAAATGTAAAAGAGTACGGTGCAAGAAGGATGGAGAGAATACAGGATTACACCCACGAAGTCTGCTTctacagaaacagagaaaaaaacagaactgagaAACCATAGTGGtaaaatatgcatatataatTAGATCATCACTGAAAAGTACAGGATCTGAGTTCCTAAAAGATGTGTTTAGTTATATTTTCTATGCTAAGAGTCTAATTGTTGCTTAAACAGCATTTCATTATCTTCCCAGAGGTCAGTCCTCTGCTGCTCTTCAGTACGACACAATGAACCTCGAACTCTGCAGCCTCTTCAGTCTTTCAGCACATGCGGCACAGGCTgatgtatgttgttttttcttgtccttGTGCTTCAGATACTGTTCATGGTGGGGCGTGGTTACTTGTCTCCAGACCTTGGTAAACTGTGCAGCACCTCACCCAAGTCTATGAAGAGGCTCATCATCGACTGCCTGAAGTTCAAACGGGAGGAGAGGCCCCTTTTTCCACAGGTGGGTCAGAGAGATGGAAGCTTGCTGCTAAAATGAGTACCAGCATATCATCCCGCAAATTCTTCAATCTGATCATTTCACTGTATCTAATGAAAATATTACAGTGCGATTATTATTAAAAGGACATAAGGGATAGACCTCCTAGACTCTCTGCAAACTTGCAGCACTTAAAGCGTTTTGGCTGAATCTTTTTCTATCTTTGTTGTGATTAATGAATaattagaaattaatttattccaaaattaccgtattttccgcactataaggcgcacctaaaaaccttcaattttctcaaaagccgacagtgcgccttataatccggtgcgccttataaatggaccaatattgagccacaacaggtctcgcaactacggtaagcagccgccgacttcattttcccccgtggaagaagaaacgggaaagcagacgccaacttcatttcccccgtagaagaagaaacggaggaaagcagacgccaacttcattttcctcgtagaagaagaaacggaaaAGCAGACGCCGATGCAGCCAGCAGTgcaagctgggttttgtgtaaagaccccaaaatggctcctattaagagacacgcttacaacgcagagtttaagctcaaggcgatcagtcacacagtagaacacgggaatgggctctttgcacctgccgcgctgacgtcacaaccgcaagcgcaaatgcggctctcttttttcgctttgagttaccatgacagctagaaaagacaaagtcttatttcagacgcaaataaaacaatactatgaacattgctgtcttcctaatataatgggcttttaagttttcatggatttccaaacgatcctgaattaagaaaacggtggcttgtaaatattcgtgctaccagttaaagctaacgcagcacagcaaagtttacagccttcacttcactccggatcaacttcttcagcctaaagcagaaggtaaaggagctttctgtgttatttccatggaatcacttcctTATTCAGCCTGAATGATCTCGTTTAggggaacgagagagcagaccagagccagacagccaagctactgatccgcctgtacacattgctgtaaacaccgtcctgcttcacaagaagcatgcaaaactaataaagcgaagtaacacggaaaccttaaggaacacggccatatttttctaaaagcaacaactcttaacctgaacagtcagctgaactagaactccgacaccagagctaatgttaagctatgggctcgttgtgcttcagaagcaaaaagcctgaaccgtaaaatccccgttacttggtctctgacactaacgacaataaaccacgtaatatacttgaacataaggtaaaaacattgtccgttaatgaattatgaaaaatgtttagatacttaaatagcacatttttacaagaaaaatgtccggcataagctaaagctaatgttagctacaaagtttaaagaaagtaaaactcaccttcgtatctgtgtataacaaggcgaacatgttaaaacctttctccagcttattgtcggggcttcggctcgatgttcatcattaagctgaggtgcaaagagcccatagagcagcagcgagagaatttaacatgaacgaatcaatggtgcggaagtggaggaagcaacagctgttcattttgggaatgaacggagttttcagaacgctggtttgtaatctattaaagt
This window encodes:
- the araf gene encoding serine/threonine-protein kinase A-Raf; this encodes MSSTSSYSSSGETSPEDVPRGGGTIRVYLPNKQRTVVNVRQGQTVYESLNKALKVRGLSQDCCAVFRLLEGRKRLTDWDTDITPLVGEELLVEVLDDIPLTMHNFVRKTFFKLAYCDFCHKFLFNGFRCQTCGYKFHQHCSSKVPTVCVDMDTVSKRCDSNSCTDYPQILLPENSPSQSNLALTPEPAGSGLLSPTFNFPTTGGDGQSLQRHRSTSTPNVHMVSTVDITNVVIIEETQKYNTIGPEPSPKPPTSPPSSLGSPGRRLQKSPLEHKERKSSSSDDKKKVHRGGYRDSSYYWEVPYREVTLQKRIGTGSFGTVFKGKWHGDVAIKILKVKEPTPEQLQAFKNEMQVLRKTRHVNILLFMGFMTKPNFAIITQWCEGSSLYRHLHVTETKFDTMRRIDVARQTAQGMDYLHAKNIIHRDLKSNNIFLHEGWTVKIGDFGLATVKYRWSGSQQVEQPSGSILWMAPEVIRMQDSNPYTFQSDVYGYGVVLFELMSGTLPYSNINNRDQILFMVGRGYLSPDLGKLCSTSPKSMKRLIIDCLKFKREERPLFPQILVAIEQVQELMPKIERSRSEPSLHRAVQAEDLNPLLFHTTRLMPL